A window of Acinetobacter sp. TR3 contains these coding sequences:
- a CDS encoding MFS transporter, producing the protein MQRNFKLLAWATLANGTCFSMILPLLAPLIRQLHLTELQGGIIVSAGAICMAIASIFIAKHQKIQTPYQLMNYGFWGMTITWAIFTIILYFGINQSLAPIAIFILLILSRASTGAFMAMPQIGLQSYVMQHVTDTEQRSQKMAMYGAMNSLGMIIGPFVTSILLLGGILLSMWVAVIVLMIFSVLLTVFFHKDTITQINSTQQQSLKDESTAFSIKPALPWLILGFSTYMAIVTLNMTAGFYIQDRFQLNIQQSASYFSQCMLIVGFSLVLTQIIIVKIVKLSLQALVGLGITAMLAGLLLSLNADQIIFFQASYILYGIGVASLLPAFTTGAAQSVSQNAQIKMASLCTAIQALGLIVAPLLSTFLYHYAINLPFYLLSVLMLSVGLYLAWILMLQNKISTKLVI; encoded by the coding sequence ATGCAAAGAAATTTTAAATTATTGGCTTGGGCAACTTTAGCCAACGGCACTTGTTTTTCCATGATTTTGCCTTTGCTTGCACCTTTAATTCGGCAGTTACACTTAACCGAGCTTCAGGGGGGCATAATTGTATCCGCGGGTGCGATTTGTATGGCAATTGCTTCAATCTTTATTGCTAAGCATCAGAAAATACAAACACCATATCAATTGATGAATTATGGTTTTTGGGGGATGACCATTACATGGGCGATTTTTACAATCATCCTTTATTTTGGCATCAATCAAAGTTTAGCTCCTATCGCAATTTTTATACTTCTTATACTCAGCCGTGCAAGTACAGGGGCATTCATGGCAATGCCACAAATTGGTTTACAAAGTTATGTGATGCAGCATGTCACTGATACAGAACAACGAAGTCAGAAAATGGCAATGTACGGTGCAATGAACAGTTTAGGGATGATCATTGGGCCATTTGTAACTTCTATTTTATTGCTAGGTGGGATTTTATTGTCAATGTGGGTGGCTGTTATTGTACTGATGATCTTTAGTGTTTTACTGACCGTATTTTTTCATAAAGACACGATTACTCAGATCAATTCAACACAACAACAAAGCTTAAAAGATGAATCAACAGCGTTTTCAATCAAGCCTGCTTTACCGTGGTTAATCCTTGGTTTTAGTACTTATATGGCAATCGTGACTTTGAATATGACAGCAGGATTTTATATTCAGGATCGCTTTCAACTCAACATACAGCAGAGTGCAAGCTACTTTTCTCAGTGTATGTTAATTGTTGGTTTTAGTTTGGTTCTGACTCAGATTATTATCGTGAAAATTGTTAAATTAAGCTTACAAGCCTTGGTAGGCTTAGGGATTACGGCAATGCTTGCTGGTTTATTATTGTCGTTAAACGCAGATCAAATCATCTTTTTCCAAGCCAGCTATATTTTATATGGAATAGGGGTTGCAAGCCTGCTTCCTGCATTTACGACAGGTGCGGCACAATCAGTGAGCCAAAATGCACAAATTAAAATGGCCAGTTTATGTACTGCAATTCAGGCGCTTGGTTTAATTGTTGCACCTTTGCTCAGTACATTTTTATATCACTATGCGATCAATTTACCTTTTTATTTACTCAGTGTGTTAATGCTCAGTGTGGGTTTGTATTTGGCTTGGATCTTAATGCTACAAAACAAAATATCGACTAAGCTCGTGATTTAG
- a CDS encoding TonB-dependent receptor, whose translation MKVRSLSTSFTLLSLAISTQLYAQTVETAPSTQAVVVESQKIAQLAPIVVTATRSAQSIAEIAGTVYSINKEDIAKQAAAGKSTADILGLLVPSLTPSSGTTSNYGMTMRGRTVQYMIDGVPQTGSRDSSRQLNSISPDSIEKIEVVSGASSIYGSGATGGIINIITKKGTEEGLSFESKVGVTSGDNFKNDALAYEAYQSVAFNQGDWNGFLGAGYTKRGEIQDSHGHRIGPEIAQTDRQDTETVDVNGRLGWQLTDKQKLSLGAQYYNDEQDSDYGADYGNLSGYNAANLLFPTRVKPSLKAVSGLKLNTQPKTERYAVNVQYENQDLLGQKLNTEAFYRKEKGRWFPTVSPLGHGTLNFELAQLYPNYANPRSPDFLKAVRLGYAVLQSETEIDVWGVRTALQKDFKISDRNIGLIYGLDYENETDKASARRFNFDNFYASNGLDFTPEKIYQFGPDTEIKKLGVFLQGHYEISDRLNIQAGMRHERIDSKVSDSTPYRESIPADILTNDLKYPYTAKKLNGGKVKHNATLFNLGAVYHLTDVQQIFANFSQGFSIPDVQRMLRDVPANFVVNSNNIDPIKVNNYELGWRLQGDSGLNTSVTAFYNTSDKVVRFNSAPAYNIDVIDTDERIYGAEANVNYPLTDNMSLGGTVAYTRGQFKNSDGKWQELDSTRISPLKGTLYTDWQFTDGFGLRVQALAVSGTDKAKQEMQDYKNVDTKGRKDIKLPSEIKGYAVMDVIANAKAGPGTVGFGVYNVWNTEYKTVFSQAAEAVYSAMSSLPAQGRTYGLSYTLKY comes from the coding sequence ATGAAAGTTCGTTCACTTTCGACATCATTCACACTGTTGAGCTTAGCCATAAGTACACAGCTTTATGCTCAAACTGTTGAAACAGCACCATCTACTCAAGCAGTTGTTGTAGAAAGTCAAAAAATAGCACAACTTGCACCGATTGTGGTGACAGCGACTCGTTCAGCTCAAAGTATTGCGGAAATTGCAGGGACAGTTTATAGCATCAATAAAGAGGATATTGCTAAACAAGCGGCTGCAGGTAAGAGTACTGCTGATATTCTAGGCTTATTAGTTCCATCATTAACCCCAAGCTCTGGTACAACCAGTAATTATGGTATGACCATGCGTGGGCGAACAGTACAATATATGATTGATGGTGTTCCACAAACAGGTTCTCGTGACAGTTCTCGTCAATTGAATAGTATTAGCCCAGATTCAATTGAAAAAATTGAAGTGGTTTCAGGTGCGAGTAGCATTTATGGTTCAGGGGCAACAGGCGGTATTATTAATATTATTACCAAAAAAGGTACTGAGGAAGGTTTAAGCTTTGAATCAAAAGTTGGTGTGACCTCTGGTGATAATTTTAAAAATGATGCACTTGCTTATGAGGCTTATCAATCGGTTGCCTTTAATCAAGGGGATTGGAATGGTTTCTTAGGTGCAGGCTATACCAAACGTGGGGAAATCCAAGACAGTCATGGTCATCGCATTGGACCTGAAATCGCACAAACTGATCGTCAAGACACTGAGACAGTCGATGTAAATGGTCGTTTAGGTTGGCAATTAACAGACAAGCAAAAGTTAAGCCTTGGTGCACAGTATTATAATGATGAGCAGGATAGTGATTATGGTGCGGATTACGGTAATCTCTCTGGTTACAATGCTGCAAATCTATTATTTCCAACTCGAGTCAAACCAAGCTTAAAAGCTGTTTCAGGGCTGAAACTAAATACTCAACCAAAAACTGAACGGTATGCGGTTAATGTTCAATACGAAAATCAAGATTTATTAGGTCAAAAACTAAATACGGAAGCCTTCTACCGTAAAGAAAAAGGACGTTGGTTTCCAACAGTTTCTCCTCTGGGTCATGGAACTTTAAATTTTGAATTAGCACAACTTTATCCAAATTATGCTAATCCGCGGTCTCCTGATTTTTTAAAAGCAGTTCGTTTAGGATATGCCGTTCTACAATCAGAAACAGAAATTGATGTATGGGGGGTACGTACAGCTTTACAGAAAGATTTTAAGATTTCCGATCGTAACATAGGTCTGATTTATGGGTTAGATTATGAAAATGAAACAGACAAGGCATCTGCTCGTAGATTTAATTTTGACAACTTTTACGCAAGCAATGGACTTGATTTTACCCCAGAAAAAATTTATCAATTTGGACCAGATACAGAAATTAAAAAGTTAGGTGTATTTTTACAGGGGCATTATGAAATATCAGATCGCTTAAATATTCAAGCTGGTATGCGTCATGAAAGGATAGATAGTAAAGTTTCTGATTCAACGCCATATCGTGAATCTATTCCCGCTGATATTTTAACGAATGATTTAAAATATCCTTATACAGCAAAAAAATTAAATGGCGGTAAGGTTAAACATAATGCAACTTTATTTAATTTAGGTGCAGTCTATCATTTGACAGATGTACAACAGATATTTGCTAATTTTTCACAAGGTTTTAGTATTCCTGATGTACAACGTATGTTGCGCGATGTACCTGCTAATTTTGTTGTGAATAGTAATAATATTGATCCAATCAAGGTCAATAACTATGAATTAGGTTGGCGTTTGCAAGGTGATAGTGGTCTTAATACTAGTGTAACTGCTTTTTATAATACCTCTGACAAAGTTGTACGTTTTAATAGTGCGCCCGCATATAACATTGATGTGATTGATACAGATGAACGTATTTATGGTGCTGAAGCAAATGTTAATTATCCATTAACAGATAATATGTCATTAGGAGGTACAGTCGCTTATACACGTGGGCAATTTAAAAATTCAGATGGAAAATGGCAAGAGTTGGATAGCACCCGTATTTCTCCTTTAAAAGGTACACTGTATACGGATTGGCAATTTACAGACGGCTTTGGTCTCCGTGTTCAAGCACTTGCTGTGAGTGGAACTGATAAAGCGAAACAAGAAATGCAAGATTATAAGAATGTAGATACAAAGGGGCGCAAAGATATAAAACTGCCGAGCGAAATCAAAGGTTATGCTGTGATGGATGTGATTGCCAATGCAAAAGCAGGCCCTGGAACAGTTGGTTTTGGTGTCTACAATGTTTGGAATACGGAGTACAAAACTGTATTTAGCCAAGCTGCTGAAGCTGTATATAGTGCGATGTCTAGTTTACCTGCACAAGGTCGTACTTATGGTTTGAGCTATACCCTCAAATACTAA
- a CDS encoding MFS transporter: MNQQLNHDNAFPIKTVSTLSLSVVVVLYLAHALPLYFYNVALPTILRHQGVDLRWIGMLSLLYIPWAFKFFWAPLLDRFYLKSLGKRKTWLLFTQIALVLGVVALALTQFDYGLSVFVIVGLWISTFAATQDIAIDGYTVETFSESEYRLGSMAQSIGVALGSMVGGAATLWLYQLYGWQTALIALAAMTAFTMLAIFQIKERSNTEKIAKQAPSLIRAFKRPEMLWALALIVCYRVVEAPAMAMLNPMLIDQKWSLAHIGILMSVVGAGVGLLAAVSAAFLLKKLAATQLLIWAGWARTLIYALLGAAVLLSWFDQWQMLLGVFVVVILAIRYVAMTALYAHFMQTSSKEQAGTDFTILVCFELLVYFIGGAMSGFLAKAFGYGNFYLILAAASVLSILLSQVLVHKAKQTQQHT, translated from the coding sequence ATGAATCAACAATTGAATCATGACAATGCCTTTCCAATCAAAACAGTATCCACACTGAGCCTATCGGTTGTGGTGGTACTGTACCTAGCACATGCTTTGCCATTGTATTTTTACAATGTGGCTTTACCTACGATTTTACGTCATCAAGGCGTGGATTTGCGTTGGATTGGGATGTTGTCGCTACTGTATATCCCGTGGGCATTTAAGTTTTTTTGGGCACCATTGCTTGATCGCTTTTATTTGAAATCATTGGGTAAACGCAAAACTTGGCTGTTATTTACTCAGATTGCATTGGTCTTGGGCGTGGTGGCTTTGGCATTGACACAGTTTGACTATGGTTTAAGTGTCTTTGTGATTGTGGGTTTATGGATTTCGACTTTTGCTGCAACCCAAGATATTGCGATTGATGGTTATACCGTTGAAACATTTTCCGAGTCTGAATACCGATTAGGAAGTATGGCGCAAAGTATTGGCGTTGCTTTAGGCAGTATGGTGGGGGGTGCTGCTACTTTATGGTTGTATCAACTCTATGGTTGGCAAACGGCACTGATTGCTTTAGCTGCAATGACAGCATTCACAATGTTGGCTATTTTCCAAATCAAAGAAAGATCGAATACAGAAAAAATTGCCAAGCAAGCACCGAGCCTGATCCGAGCGTTTAAACGCCCTGAAATGTTATGGGCTTTGGCCTTGATTGTCTGTTATCGCGTGGTTGAAGCCCCCGCGATGGCAATGCTCAATCCCATGTTGATTGATCAAAAATGGTCATTGGCACACATTGGCATACTGATGTCTGTAGTCGGAGCTGGTGTCGGTTTATTGGCAGCAGTATCCGCAGCATTTTTATTAAAAAAATTAGCAGCGACTCAATTATTGATTTGGGCAGGTTGGGCACGAACTTTGATTTATGCCTTGCTTGGGGCTGCTGTCTTATTGAGTTGGTTTGATCAATGGCAAATGTTACTTGGTGTATTTGTCGTGGTCATTTTAGCTATTCGTTACGTCGCGATGACCGCTTTATATGCTCATTTCATGCAAACCAGTTCTAAAGAGCAAGCAGGAACAGACTTTACGATTTTAGTCTGTTTTGAGCTGCTGGTTTATTTCATTGGCGGAGCAATGTCAGGTTTCTTGGCTAAGGCATTTGGCTATGGAAATTTCTATCTCATTCTTGCAGCCGCATCTGTACTGAGCATCTTGCTCAGTCAAGTTCTAGTTCACAAAGCAAAACAAACGCAACAACATACCTAG
- a CDS encoding GNAT family N-acetyltransferase yields the protein MNTISQRLPDYYEYHENGTQYYLRQVQYPQDIPLLHQWMHEPHVIPQWQLNKSELDLQVYFDKMLADDHQRLLIVGVDGKDVGYTEIYEGKRDRLGRYYDGDDHDLGWHLLFGDKSVFGKGFLRPTVRLLSFYIFENSQAKKIVGEPDHTVKPYAAVVEELCYESQRLIPMAEKTAMLYYCFRETFYNKFGQSLQTSQQLQQQLADQPAKFLSVT from the coding sequence ATGAACACAATCTCTCAGCGACTCCCTGATTACTATGAATACCATGAGAATGGTACGCAATATTATTTAAGACAAGTGCAATATCCACAAGATATTCCTTTATTGCATCAATGGATGCATGAGCCACATGTGATTCCACAATGGCAATTGAATAAATCTGAACTGGATTTGCAGGTGTATTTCGACAAGATGCTTGCAGATGACCATCAGCGATTATTGATTGTGGGCGTGGATGGTAAAGATGTGGGTTATACCGAAATCTATGAAGGTAAACGGGATCGTTTAGGTCGTTATTACGACGGTGATGACCATGATCTAGGTTGGCATCTACTTTTTGGCGATAAATCTGTGTTTGGCAAAGGCTTTTTACGTCCAACTGTTCGCTTATTGAGTTTTTATATTTTTGAAAACTCCCAAGCCAAAAAAATTGTGGGAGAACCCGACCATACAGTTAAGCCTTATGCGGCAGTGGTCGAGGAGCTTTGCTATGAAAGCCAGCGTCTCATTCCAATGGCTGAGAAAACCGCCATGTTGTACTACTGCTTTAGAGAAACTTTTTATAACAAGTTTGGTCAATCGCTCCAAACATCACAGCAATTACAACAACAGCTCGCAGATCAGCCAGCCAAATTCCTGAGTGTTACATGA